DNA sequence from the Coffea eugenioides isolate CCC68of chromosome 9, Ceug_1.0, whole genome shotgun sequence genome:
CCCACCATCTACTTATTTGTACTGAAATTAACGGAATACTATGAGTAAATACTTAATTTTATCTTTGTACGAGCTTAGACTCATTAAGTATTCAGAAGATTTGTTGACCTGCAACAAAAACTGAGAGGATTAGGGCTAAGTCCATAGGTGTATCTCCGACAATCAAGTTAACGATGGTATAAATAGATTAGGAATTTGAGAGATCGAATGAGAAACCGATGAAGGTAAATGAGGATATCTATAAAAGAAAGATGATGAACAATAATTGATGAACTACTCGCTCTAAAATTCTCATAGAGCACATGTCCCTACTTACGGTCAAATCAAGCTTCTCTTCTACACAATGTGAGACGCGGACGTAGGAAGTAataggcctgtcaacggtccgggtctagacccggatctGACCCAGATCCATCAATTTTTTACGGGTTTGGGTAGAGATATAATTCCGTTACTTGGACCCGGATCCGGATTCgttttttcaaacaaaaaaacaagtcggatacggaatatagcaTTCCGGCCCGTATCCGGATAtaaaaatagatatatatatatatataatatataccaATAATATACCCCAAATTTACTTCTATACCCCAAAACCCAAACAACTAATCATCCAAACCCTAATGCACTTTTTTCTCTTTAGCCGCCGCACTTCTCCTCTCACTCTCAGTCTCTCTTTACTCTCTTCAATCTTTAGTTTTTTTACTTCTCTTTTGCTCTTCCACGGCTGACAGCTCCATCTCCACTGGACGAACTGACGATTGACCAAGCCGAGGTGATCCATTGCTGAGCAATCCAAGCCGCACCTCCTAGAGATCCATTGCTGACCAACTGACCAAGCCGCACCTCTCTATCATCAAGGTGGCTTACTCAAAAGTTGTTCCATATCTTACACATTCCCGACATACgcaaataaaatgattaaaGAGGCTCTTTCATCTTGTCTTGTGGGATTAAGTTTAACCACTCCTTTTTCATCTTGTTCTTTTAACCACTCCTTTAatctttcattttgttttcaATTCTTGTTAAAACAGGCTTCGTTTTTAATTTTGTTGTAAAATAGGTTTTAACCATTTTTCGGGTAGACCTGGACCTGGATCCAGATAGACTCGTCGGATCCGAGTCCGGAACATAGAGTAGAAGACTCGTTGGGTAAACGGaccgggtccggaataatgaattacGACCCGGAttcgacccgttgacaggcctaggAAGTAGAACGGGAGCCCACCCGAGGTACAACTGGGCTCGGACATCTCTGAGTAGTTGTATTCATCATCTACAATCTTGACAAGTGCAAAAACATATGAATGTAAAAGTCCTAAGCTCAGTTTGGATtccttaattttttaaaaacaagtttttcatatacaatattacagtaatatacaaataaaaataatttcaaaaacaccatatccatacaatatataaaaaataactccaaatatacaaaaaaaatgcaCCACTACCCATCACTCTccaccaccaccgccaccaccTTACTGCCACCACCTCACACCTATgaccctctctctctcctttttttctcctcctctctctctttctccttcctcctttcttctttcccttttctcgCCCCCCAATTTCCTTCCCCTCCACTAACCGTAACCTTCCTAATCACGATCAAATCTGATCGTGACCAAAAGCTGCTACCAAGACGGTCGTGGTTAGAGTGGTGGCTAAAGTCGCAGCCACCACTCACGAGCGGAAGAGGGGTTTGGGGTTGGGAGGAAGGAGGGGAGGGAGGAGAGgaagagaaaggagagaggggGAGGAAAACGGCGGGAGTGGTGGTGGGTCgtgtaaaattttaaaacaaaaattccaaaaaaattgtaaattataaaaatactcaaaaatatattttaaaaatatctctaaaaataatccaaaaaacatctatagtaaaagtttttcataaatatagctacagtaaaatttttgaaaaacacccccaaaaatAGTTAATCCAAATAGAGTCCtaatcttttctacactgacaatatatacactatcaacGTTGCATGAATAACacttatgcaaaatttgaatttgaaatttaatttttacacatatatCATAGATTCAATAGTGACAGTGTATATACACTGTCTGTGTACATAAgatttattttgaaaatgtttATCCCTTGATCTACGCATCTcggaaaattatatttttatttctttttagcCCTTCTGTTCCTTTGGCTCACGAAAATTGTTGTGTTAGTGTTAGAAATGGTGAAATATGTCAAAAATCATAATATTTCTCTAAGATGGTAAAATGGCATTAATTCAAATTAAACTGTTACACTAAAGAACAACAGTAGCTTTACACACATTTGTAGGTTTTAAACTTGCAGGCACTATAGCTACCGGTTGTCTAGCTTAAGttttactttctttctttttctttttattttgcttctttttttctttttttttattttgcttctttttggtGCTAATATTGCTTTCCTTTTCCTGGTTTTGCACAAGAACAATGCCATACCTTGGAGACTGATTATAGTCATCTGCAATTCATTGAAAATAACCACAAATTCGTAGATTACAATGAATCTTGAAAAATAAATGACTCAATTAGAAATCTGTTCAAACCATTGAATATGATTCTACAATCAGATTTACAAAAGTTTCAATACATAAATCATGGTGAAACAACTCTACCTCACACAATTACAGATACCCAATTTAGTAATGGCAGAATCTTCACTTTCTAGAAAACCTTTCAATTTCTTCTAATTGGTCGTTGGTTACAAAACAGAACAACTTAGTTTGAAGTTGAATACAAAGATTGAGTCGATCCACAATTAATACTCTATTTCTCCttccaaagaaaaaaatatgCCACTCTTTAGATGCTTATCACGAAAGTGACGAAACGCAATTAAGAGAAGTGGACATGTATGGGCAAGGAGATGCCAcatgaaagaaagaaatttttaaatgaattttttatttcttgataaACTATGTGTTAAATATTGTAATTAGTGAATGATTTCTACTTTATTTTATTCCGTGAAAATTGGATTTGATTCCACGTGTAAgtcaatttttgttattttcagATTTTTAGATTCATATATTCAACTACCACCAGTGGTAGCTGAGCTGCCCAACAATAAAACTTTTTGACTCAATTGTTGCGTCCGGTTTCCGTTTAATTACTCAAACATAAGTCGCCAAACCGTGAAAAACTTTGAAATAAGATTCTGCCAACCCCAATCATtattaaattctttttttaatcattttgaaattctaaTTTAAGGACATTAAGACTATTTATTTGAGCTTAGCCAATGAGACACAGTGGTCTAGAGATGGGGAAAAAACCAAAAATAAGGTGTGACAAgtactctcttttttttttttttttgtcgacataGGGGTGTCCTAGCTttcggcccgactaatcccctgcgacGCGAGAGGAGAGGTCCATTCCTTCTGAATACATTAACCCTGGGACTCGAATCGTGGCTGCCATATCTTAAATCTTAATGAGGAGCAACGGACCACTTGAGCTACCCTAGGTTGGGCAGGTGCGACAAGTACTCATGATAGGTGCGACAAGTACTCATGATATCAATCAAATGACTTCTCCTATGTTTAATCACTTTTTCTATTTAAACtcacattttaaaatttttaggaAATAGAGAGGACTCCAAATATTAAAAAGTTGTGTCTCCTATAAACAAGGAGAAAGTCAAGGGAAGTTGAATCATATTTTGGATGCCATATTCATATATGATTATAATTTAATAATTTCTTATCATAttattcaataatttaaacTCCTAAAAGCATCTAAGCGTAAGACTGATATATCTTTTTATACATCTAATGGTGAATTGATACTTATAGATACAGTATCCAAAACATAACGTAGAACTCCCTAAAAGGGGTCaaaggtgagggtttgagagttaTAGGTCACATCACCTAACAAATGTTATTAATAGAGATGAAgttcgaaattttttttttttttccctttgaaaGATTCCAAACTAAATCAAGTTGAGGGTGATTTGGGCTTTGTTTATCTGATCTGAAAAGACTATGGGCCGATGTAATTGGGGGCTCATCCAGATGGGTGGTCTGACTTTTAAATGTTAATGTTAAAACCAAATGGGCTATACTAgtctccctttttcttttttttttggttttgcttTTGTCATTGTTTTCTCAACGGTTCTATTCTGGAGTCTCATTCGTAATTTGACGGATATTAGACATTAGATTTTTGGGACTAAAAATCGATATTAATTCACATGTCATTagcattttttaaatttcttcaaagtcaACTTCATTTTTGTCTTTCTGATGGAGATAATGCTAAAACCTTGACACATTGAAGAAGCAAGAATTGTTCCCCTGCTGCCTCTgttggcatattaaatcaattaaatcaaggttaaaaaatagaaatttttatattattatttagttatGCTTTAGTTAATCTAAGGTTTTAGTAATTCTATTTGAGTCAAGttatgttaattttattatataaaaatTGATATTTCATAAAGTAATTTATTGTGGTTGTCAAAACTTGTTTACCAAGTCATTTAGTCTATAAATAGGAGATCTAATTATTGTCATCActtgagaaaaatgaaatttgatagcctTATTATTAGAATGTGTGATTAATATATTATTGTTGGCATTATTTATTTTCTCCTACACATAGGTATATGTGTATAAATTGCCTTCTCATATGCATTGATTTTATGAAATTTATCTCTTATAGCTTTTTGGTAGAATTTTTTGGTTTCTAAATATGGTATCAGAACCCTATGTTCAAGAAATTTAATCCTGGAGTGCCTTGAACATTGAAGAATTGTCCCAACTACGAGGTTAGTTTTGGATATTTTTCATAAGAATTGTTGTGAAGAAATCAGTTGATCAAGTTGGACCACAAGATTGGTCATATGGTATCTACTTGGTGAAAATTGGACCATAAGATTGTTCCAGAAGAATTGTCAGATTGATAGTGGGTGTAAAGACAAAGATCGGAGAAAAGGCCTAACAATTGGGTTGTGATTATTAAAATCACAAAGTGATAAGTTGTGAATAAATTGACATCAAATTATGCTCCGAAAATAGTTTTATCCGAGTGCGTGGATTATTGCAATGAGAATAGGgtttgaagatgaagaactaGTACAGAGTGATCTTAGAATTTGCAAGAGAGATTATTGATAGTAATGGTGGTGAGACTGATCCAAGACAGAACTTGATTTAAGGGAGACAATATTTACATATTAAATCAATTAAATCAAGGTTCAAATATAGAAatttttgtattattatttAGCTATGGTTTAGTCAATTTAAAGTTTTAGTAATTCTATTAATTCTATTCTAGTCAAGTTATGatagttttattatttagaaaTTGATATTTTATAAGATAATTTATTCTGATTGTCAAGACTTATTTGCCAAATTATCTAGTCTATAAATAAGAAGTCTTATTATTGTCATCATTTGCaaagaatgaaatttgatagcctTGTTATTATGACGTGtgattaatatattattattgtattattcaTCTTCCcccacaatatatatatatatatatatatatatatgagtgtAAATTACCTCTCCATACATATTGGTTTTGTATAAATTTATctcctatatatatatttgtatgaatttttttttggggttctACAGCCTCAATATTTCTCCATGCTCATCTAGTTTCCTCACAAGATAATTAATAATAGTAGCCATCTGCATCGTATTTTCTCATTGAATTCCTCTAATTAACTACGTGTTCACCActataagcaaaagaaaattgacTTTGAAATGCCTATATCCATAGATTAAATCCTATATGCACTGACACTGCATATATCAATATCATTACCAATGGATGCATGatacaaatttaaaatttgaatttcaagttCAATTTTACATTAGTTGTCATTTATTCAAAACTAACAATATATATAAAAGTTTTTTTATGGGCTTTATGGATCAAATTAGATAATTATAtagaaaaatgatgaaagtgGAGTAGAATTCGTGGGAGTTTGTGTAAAAAAGCTGTAGTTAGTGgataactaaataaataattacTTTTTGATTCAAACAACTATCTGTTGATTGTGGAgatttttttggaataaattgggacaaatttacccttataATTTAGGGATAtattagaaattttaaaaatgacACGATGTATTTACACCACACAATAACGTTCTCCCTTTATATATTGTATAGATTAAATTAAACTAATCCCAAATTCATTCATTAGATCTAGGACTTTCACTCTTTTAAATTACCAATGACCATTAGTTATGCACATGACTTCAATCAATAAATGTTAAGATGGcctaaaaaaaagaagtttcaaCAACATGGATATTTCTTTTGCATAAATTCAATGCAAAGAAATTTCATCACCTCAACTTTTAATTTTCAACATTTTGCATCAAGTTTCAACAACATGGATATTTCTTTTGCATAAATTCAATGCAAAGAAATTTCATCACCTCAACTTTTAATTTTCAACATTTTGCATCATTTCACGTTAACACCTAAACTTGATGGATAGCCATTCACAATTCCTATCGATTTTAGACCAAAAGGTAAAATTGGGGAAGTTCATTGCACGTTTACTGGACTACAattgaaaagaaattttatcgAAGTATGTAATTGAATATTTAAGATGATGACAAGTAAAGGCAAAATGCTTTGGTGTTtgaagaataaattatttcagaagtttctattttctttgaaaaagaaaaggttaAAAGCAGCTCAATAATTGTTAATTCATTTTACTAGACATGAAATCATTTTATAGCGTGCATTGATTAAAATGGATAAATCAATCTGTAAAAGATACTTCTACCTATCACTGAACTGAAAGTTTCAAAAAAGAGGCAAATAGGACCATACCATAAAATTCAAGAACTTGTGGATTAATACGGGGATGAAGAATTGAAGATCTAGTTGCACAATAGTCCACGGTAACGTAAATGCAACAGGTAAGATCAAGAACAGATACATCATCTTCACACCAAATTCACTAAATTACTACTACCTATACCACTACCAAGGGCCATGGGGTTAACTGGAATTAATTGATAGGTGAATCACTACCAGGATTAGTTGCTCGACGGACAGCAGTCCAAATCTGAGCAGCGGCAGATGCAAAGCCCTGAAGAAGGGTACCAGAGGCCACCCCAATGGCAAGGCTTTGCGGGTAGCCAGGCTTAGAGTCGACCTTCATGTCAAGTTGAAGAAGGCGGGCATTGATGACGTCCAGCTTTCTAGAGATATCGGAGGAGGGACCTTGTTTATTGCTTTTGCCTTTACCAGCACCAGAAGAAGAGAGCATCATCCTGAAAAGTGCATTCTGGAGATCCTCAATAACTTTGAAGGAGGCTTCTTGGGTGTCCAAGCCTTGAGACTCATAGTGAGATACAAGCTCTCTAGGGCTGGGTAGCTTCCGCTTCACCTGTTTCTTGTTTTGGGATTCAGAGTCCTCATTACTGGGAAATGTGTCCTTCGAGTTGCTGATAGATTGCTGCATTCTCCCTTTAACTTATCTATCCCCTTAATTCAGAACTCCCTCGCTTCACAGCCTGGTGGGCAAAAGCAGGACAAAAGTATATCACAACAGTTTGAACGAACTCTCTTCCTGCTACATAGTCACTaatttgatttttatctttccaaGGCATATAAGTATGGCACCATAACAGCACAATCCAAATGGAAAGCATTCCTCTAGTATGCATTCCTCTAGTACTAATAGCCCTAATATAGTTTAAGACTTCTTTAAGAAGTAAAGATTAAGGTACGATTCTGGTACATAACCCAATTGAATTCTGTGACACTTCCCAGTCTCATTAGGC
Encoded proteins:
- the LOC113783670 gene encoding uncharacterized protein LOC113783670, whose amino-acid sequence is MQQSISNSKDTFPSNEDSESQNKKQVKRKLPSPRELVSHYESQGLDTQEASFKVIEDLQNALFRMMLSSSGAGKGKSNKQGPSSDISRKLDVINARLLQLDMKVDSKPGYPQSLAIGVASGTLLQGFASAAAQIWTAVRRATNPGSDSPIN